One Eurosta solidaginis isolate ZX-2024a chromosome 1, ASM4086904v1, whole genome shotgun sequence genomic window, CACATGCCAAGGGGCTTCTGTTATATTAATCTCATGACCGTTGCTGGCAAAAGGTATTGATGGTTGCTGCACATAACCACAACGTACTTCACATGGAGTCTTCGGATGATCCCACGTAAATTTATTTGTACAACGTAAAGTTGTTGTTTGACGTATACTGAAAGTAATGTTGAGATTGTGAAGATATTTAAAGGAGCAATAAGAGAGGGAGATGAGCTAAGAATAACGCAAAATCCGCTATTATGTGGAGAAATAGAATTAATTCCCTTAGAGATGACTTTACTCTTTAAACCTACTTTTTACGTTGATATCCTGGTGCACAGCTGATTTCGGCCTTTGTCCCAGGCTTAATATTTGTACATGGCACAAGTTCGTTTTCAAAATAACATGTGGCTTTTGTTGAATAGCCCGCATGCAGCACAGTCTCATTGCAGTATTCTAACGTAAAAGTAAAAGATAGTAAATAAAGACAAATTTAAACAATAAGAGGACTCTCGTTTTTTCTCTACGAGCAATGCTTACTAAGGCATGTTGGCAGCACATTTTGCCATCCATAGCTCGTGCATAACAATCTGATATCACCAACTAAAGTATAGCCCCGCCGACAAGCGAAACTAACAATCGAATTTGTGGGAACCTTTGAACCCACACCTAAACTTGCACCACGTAGCTCATCTCTGATGATAACGTTCGCCAAACTTTCAGGTATTCGACAACGCTCATTCACTATCATAGTCGGTATTAGCTTTGTAGTATAACCACCAGTTCTATCGGTCGGATAATAAACCATACCCGTGCCAGGGTTCTTAGTTGTTCGTCTTCGCACGGGTGTTGTGACACTTATTTTGCGCTCTCCACCACACAATGCGCTCGATTCATCGGAACCATCATGACACTCTACGGTGCCATTGCATGCGGCTCTACCTTCAATGCAAGCACCATAGGCACATCTATGTGCAAATGGTTGACATGAGAGAGGTACACATTTCTCCAATGTTTCATCATCACCGTCCGAGCAATCGATGATGCCATCACATACTCGTTCACTATCTATGCATATACCGTTGGCACATTGCATTTCTGTATCGCTTTGAGAGAGATAGAGAGAGGGGGAAAGAAAGAAATTAATATGACATCGACTTGTATGATTTGTTGTTTTGTTTCATTTGCCACATACCCACATTTTCCACGTAATGCCTCAGTTACTTGCGCTCTTGTCATATCACACAAAAATCTTAATTCGTCTGAGTTATCCGCACAGTCTTTTTTATGGTTGCATCTCTTATCGCCGTCGATACAAGCACCGTAAGCACAACGAAATGCATATACTGGACATGTTGCGTTTGTATAGCAATTCTCCACTGTTTCATCCGAGCCATCACGACAGTGCTTTTCACCATCGCATAAATATTCACTATCTATGCATTCATTATTATCACAGGTCCAATCGCAGTCGCCATACACTGGAAATAAAAATCGTAAAAGTAAATAGGAgattcgccaaaaaaaaaaacatgttgtggcatcactatgctgctagtaaataatcacaacaacaaaaacatcaagcagccactcttatgtacacattaaagctagcaacacttacatacatagaaggcggcgaagaatatctcacatacacatacatatgtattcatcagctaagagaagaagttatactcacacatacacacgcatatggctagaagaaaagcataacctacaaatatacatatatatagctggGTAACCATGCATGAGGTGCAGAGGTTCTAGAACCGTTGATGATGAAACGACTAGACCTTTGGCGAACgagataaccgagagtataaaagcagtgtaAGTTAGTGACGTATAATTGAATGtgaattgtgaagtactactcccaaagtagtctaataaagaccattttgcaatactgaatagtggagttatttattcgacagttcaacgATTCGAACGCTAGCAGACGGTGCAAAATAATAGGAATACCCCAGAATTCTTTACAATATACATAATTCAAAAATGTTTGATTATCAATAGTAAAGGACCTACGGGCTAAATAAAACCTGTCTTAAATTTCCAAATAAGTGACGCTACAACCTGTGGAAAACGCCTAACGGGGCTTTGTCTCGTCTTACTTGCTTTTACTGATCATTTGGAGGAAAATATGTCTTGGGGCGAAGTCGGAATTTGAGTTCCATGCAATAAATAGGCATTCCCATACCCACGTTTTGGTGGAAAGAAAGGCGACGTGATCAAGTACTCCTTATGCGTATGTCAACGGGGTAGAAGAAGAAGGGAGTAGTCGACGATTACCAGACAAGATATGTTCTTACAGAATATGGCCTATTTCCTTCGGTAATAAGGTCCTCTACAGGCTTAATTGCGAAGTTATTTGATGGATCTAATGTGGAATATCGTCGATGCCTGTGGTAACACTTAGCCAATTCAGAGTCGAGTAGTAGTCTCACTTTCTTTACTAATGAAAATGTTGATGTAATTTGAGTCAGACGCATACACATACCAGAACGGAGAGATGTAACTAGTCGAAATGATTGAGAGAAAAACTTAGAATGAATGGACTATGTCAACCAACGGAGTCACGTAATAGTGAACATATGGAGAGTGGATGGTAAATGATGAACCGTTGACTGGTTGAATAATGAGTAGTTAATCGGTGCCAATGTTACAAGTAAAAATAGAACGGCGGAACTGGTTAAGAACGGGCATCGTTAAACTAATAGAGGTTTGTCGGTGCGAAAGTTTCTAGTAGATATAAGGTGGAAGAACTGCCGAAAATTGGATCGGTGGATAGTTTGT contains:
- the LOC137236655 gene encoding modular serine protease-like; translation: MLHSRRQRLAITLLVNIYLIFLLAVLSRHFVYGDCDWTCDNNECIDSEYLCDGEKHCRDGSDETVENCYTNATCPVYAFRCAYGACIDGDKRCNHKKDCADNSDELRFLCDMTRAQVTEALRGKCGDTEMQCANGICIDSERVCDGIIDCSDGDDETLEKCVPLSCQPFAHRCAYGACIEGRAACNGTVECHDGSDESSALCGGERKISVTTPVRRRTTKNPGTGMVYYPTDRTGGYTTKLIPTMIVNERCRIPESLANVIIRDELRGASLGVGSKVPTNSIVSFACRRGYTLVGDIRLLCTSYGWQNVLPTCLKYCNETVLHAGYSTKATCYFENELVPCTNIKPGTKAEISCAPGYQRKNIRQTTTLRCTNKFTWDHPKTPCEVRCGYVQQPSIPFASNGHEINITEAPWHVGVYNKLNEKDYKRNCGGSIISTRLVVSAAHCFWDEANAKKYPERLFKIVPVQIIPSYVGSEDGFDVTDIHIPSKYTGFNGNFDQDLAIVKLVQAFKFGPSIRAVCADPKNLAAAAVENNIPGFIVGWGPTATNETVNVFQKVDVTTLSFGSCRERLRITESVTYDLPTDKFCVIRAGSKGDICRGDSGSSFVRNELGKYYLIGIVSHAPLKRRDCGKDGLVALTNIQFYSEIRTHILEDEDPYM